The sequence aaaagaaaccccaaaacaaacttaCTAGCACCGAACACACAAAATGCACGGTCCTTTTGGCAGTTTAAGTCGGTGACTAGCAATGGCTGGCTGGTAGGGGGTGGGAGTCTGAAAAATGAACATCGTGGAATATAAAGCTAGAAGCTTTGAAAGTATTTGTTGCCAGGCACAGATGTAAGGGTAAAGAGAAGTAATACTGGTTACCAAAATATCCCACCAATTTCAGGTTGGCTAGGAAGACTGAATATAGAGGGGAAGAGGGGAGGAGACAATGAGCAATATTTCTTATGCATGACATTTCCTTCAGATCATAATGTGCCCTAGTCAATCTGTAGCAATTCATAACAGAAAACGACATTGAAGAGtctttccaatttttcctcttcttgaaACACCACATTTATTTATTAGATTGTTTGTCTGCAGTCCCCCTCACTTGACTATCATGATTCATTATGCTGCACAATTTTAAAGTGAGTGATAGGAATGATGAGAATGAAGTTAAAGACTGAGACTTAAAGAATTACTGATGCCTTGGACAATGTCTATCAGCATTAGCTTTTATACCTAGCAGTGGTAAACTGAAATGGGCAGATCCTGTTAAAGGACTGAGATACAAATATGAAGGTTAGTTCTAGAAAGTGTCTGCTGGGACTGAGAAACAGAAGGTGAATTCACTTTTGGTCTGATTATGCAAGCAGAGGTTCTCAGAATCTGAGTAGCTAAGTCAGGTATGGCCTTTAAAAAGGACATTTGAGGAGTGATTGTAACACTTACTCAGAAGAGTacccagaggttcctgtgccaacaGCTGCTTCAGCTAGCTGTGGAATGTTTAACAATTTACAGGTCTACAGCTCAGCCCtacaaaatacaataaattaggttgattttttcctctcctaaaGTGGTCTTGTACAAAATCCCTCAGTGAGTCTGGTGAAATACTGCATTCTGCCCAAGGGTATTTGGACCTAATTATGTGAAACTTCACCAGCTCATGGGAGCAAGCAGAGGGATATATAGCATTTCCCATTAGCAGAATTGAGAGTGTAAAGAGGGTGGATTTGTGCataagagaggaaaaacatACCCGGGTGTGAGAAAAACTGGGGGAGATAATGTGTGGCACACTCAAGAGATAAAAAATGAAGAGAGTGggaataagaaaagaaaacagagaatttAAAAGGGGGGGAGTGGAAGgaaacaataagaaaaaaaaacacaacacaagAAGCAGAGCATAAATGATTAGAAGTTAGCAATATGTTATGCATTTGTTTTACAGCAAAATTCACAGAGTTTCCCCGAAATGTCACGGCCACTGAAGGGCAGAATGTGGAGATGTCTTGTGCTTTCCAAAGTGGCTCTACTTCGGTGTACCTTGAAATCCAGTGGTGGTTTCTGCGGGCAGCTGAGGACCCAGAGGTTGGAGCTGAGGTGACAGGCACTCAGGTACTCATCCTCTGCCATGGGGTCTTAAAACCACGTGGAGAATGCTACAGAAAGGATagggaggaaaggggagaacgaaagaaaggaagagcagagggaaggagcagagagaggcacTGCATTTCCCTAGGGACTTAATTTTGACTATGAAATGACAGAGCAGGAACCTGCAGAGAAAAATGCCCACCTCAAGGGTTGGTGCTTTTGGTGTCTGTCACTTCCACGATGCAGCTAGGGCTGTTTACAAAACCATATAGGTTTCCCAAAGTCTATTTCCTGACACCCCCTTCCcctattattattactattatttttattattattattattgttgctTTTCCCTATTTCATTTTCCCTTGGAAAGCAGCTGTTCAAAGATTGCTCCTCGTGAGAATTTTATATTTCCCATGTGGCAAGATCCTACACGTGCCTTCCAATTTCCAGCTAGCGCAGTGGAGTTGGCAGCCCTAACTCCGTAAGCAGTTGCCACAGGAGGGCACACgcaggagggggctggggaggcaggggGTTACCAATGCCCTTAAAGAATTTAAAACCCAAAATCAGTCAACTGCGTGATTTCATCCTTCTGAGTGGGACAGGATGGGCCATGTCCATTCACACTGCCATGTGGGGACGCTCCTATGGCCGCTGCTGTCTCCTCACCAGGGGCGGCAAAAGACGCCCATGCGAGGCGGGAAGGGCGGAGGGTCCGCGGGTCCGCGTCCCTCGGCCGCCCGTGCCGGCTGTCCCCGGCTGTCCTCGGCTGTTCCCGGCTGTTCCCGACTCTTCCTGGCTGTTCCCGGCTGTTCCCTGTGTCTCCCCGGCGCGGCCCGCAGGTGGCAGGCGCGGCGCGCCGCTCCACGGGCtccgcggcgggagcggggaACGGGGAGCGGGGCGAGGGCCGGAGACCCACGGCGGCGTTCCTTTCCTTGCAGATGGAGTTCCTGCCCGAGCGGGACCTGGACAACGACGGCACGAAGATCAGCGTAAGTGTCGCCGCAGGGCGCGGGCAGTCCCCGCCGGCCGGGGGTCCCTTCCCCAGTGAGGGCCTCCTGGGGTGCTGTTCCTGCCCcgcatctcctccccatcccaccgcAGACTGCGGGCGGCTGGCAGCCCGCAGCTCAGcggttggactcaatggtcttaGAGGTCGTTTCCAACCTAAATAGTTGATTTTATAATTCTGTGACTACTTCCTTGACAGTCCTGGCAGAGGGTGTTAGGGCAGCCTTTCCCCGTGCAGCCCCCACACCCTTGGACGTGGAGGCATCGACCAGCACGGTCGAGGCAAAGTCCATTGGCAGACCCTGTTTGTACCTGTGAAAAATTCAGCCTGCACCAATCCTTGCCTTTCTTGTTCTCATTTGCCCTGGGCAACTGCTGAGTCTTCCTTAGCAGACCTCCAAAGTTGGTTTTAAGACTGAAATTTGTCCATGAAGCTGCACTTTCCTTTAGTGGGGTGTGCGACTGCTGAGATGGGCGTTTTGTCACGTCCATACCCACTGGCAGAAAGAGAGCTCAGAAAGGCTTTGGACAAAACCTCCCCATTGGGAGCAATCTCAACTCTTTGCCACAGAGACTCAGTTTTACACAAGTGAGATTCTGACACCAGTTACCAGTCTGGTGCTTGGAGATTAAACCAGAATCTTATCTCAACAGAATTATAAAGCAGCGTTGCTCTAttccccctgctgctgctccctgcagggagaggatgcCTTCCACAGCCAACTCGTGTCCTTGAGTCAGGCACAGCCAGAAGGCTGCTCCTGACCTCAGAATAGGTCAGGTCCTCCTCCCTCAGCATCCCAAGAAATGTGTGGTGGTGGGATGATGGTGTGGTGCTCACTGCAGTGGAAAGACAGAGATACTAAGCAGATACTGCAGCATGAATATTCCCTTTGAGCCCAGAggggttttccctttctctggcATAATCGCTTTGGAAGTGTTTTTTAGCTGCAGACAAGGCTTTAAGTACCAGCAAAGCTTAAAACAGCAACAAATAAAGGGGAATAATTTCTGACAAATCCTTTATTCAGCTGTTTTTTGATGCCTACAAATAACAAACCAGATAATTACATCAGGTCAAAGTACACCTAAGTATAGCTGCAGGGCATTTATAAATGGGGGCTCAGGTTTGCCTTGTTCAATACAATACATATTATAGCCAAACTTACATTTTCTGTGCTACTTCTTACCATCGACTAGAAACGATTTGTGTCAGGGACCATATCTTCAGTTGCATTTGTAGACTATCTTACAAATAAGGCTCTCATGTGGTCCTTGGATACTATTCTACTAGACATAGGGCTAGCACATAATTCATTCCTTATCAATACTGGCTCATTTGAAATCCCTGAAGTAATCCATAAGAACTGAGACACAATATAGACTATAAAGCTTGTCTCATCTTTGAAGTTACAAATCTCTTTCATTATGTATAATATTAATTCATGAGAAGGTATTTATGGTGCTCCTATAACCCTgcataaaaaatttattttatatttgtaataAAAACAATCAACATTAGTAGATGTCTAAATCTACTTTTTATCTACATTTTACAATGTAGccttgtttttttaaaggcatACACAGCTGCATTGGTACTAATATAAATTATCATAATGAAGAGAAAACTAAAGTACattgaataaatatttcttaaaattatagATGTGGGCTGAAATACACCATTTCTGTCTGTTCTAAATGAGAAAGCAGCACAAACTGAAAACATGCATATGTGTTACCTGCAAGAATTCCTaaatttcaaatgcaaaagtcaaaAACAATTCTGTTTTTAACCAGGGCTATGCAGCACTGTTAATTTTCAGGCTCTTGCATAGGAACAAATGAAGTCACAATATGACCTACCAATACTCTTTCCATTCATATGAATCTTCTTTAATCCTTTTGCTGATCACGAATTGTTCAGTAGAGATATATATTGTTATTGAATATGATTTAAATAACTATCCAGCACTTTCTGTGCAATTAATATTGCATACATTATGCCTGTAAGTACGTAATCTATACTTTCAACTCCGTTTGCCAAGTATAAATTCAGAGCTGGGTACAACACAACAGGCTATAAAGTCCATCCAGCAATGACATATTCACGAGTATTGCTCTTCAATTTATCAAGGAGGCATAATAGGTGCCTTGCCAACACTAGTTACCACAGTAGACCAAGCTGTCAGAAGCAATTTATTGTACAGTGCCCAATAACATGTGTCTAGCTTCTATCTAGTGGTTCTCTGTTTTTGTGATCCATCATGTATTCATCATGATGTCTCCTTATTGGCTGTCACTGATATGACTCAAAGCAACCTTTGCATCCATGTTTATGTAATGGTGGAAGTAAACCAGGTTCAGGAGTTGTTCAGAGCTGAATATTTATATCCAATGGAATACCTTTTGACTGCCTTCCTGTGGGGCAAAAGATATTAATTCAGATAGAGaataattgaaaattaattaaatataaattctcTGAAGTGATGAGCATACAGAATGGAATCTGTGTTAACTTTTCCCAATGCATCTTAATACCTGTCACACATTTCTGGGTGTATAATTTACTCATGTGTGTTTTTattatcagaaataaaaatatgttatgTTGCCCTCAGATATTAgaactaattaaaaataaatcaggagcATTTTTTTAGCTGGCAACATTTAACATGTGCTTCTAATAAGTACACAGATAAACAAGACAAAAGAAACAACCTGACACAATGCGTCTTGTTatcattaacagaaaaaaataccaaaaatttAGACACACTTAAAGGAGACAAACTGAATGTGAAATATAGTTTCAATATAGTGAAGAGTACAAGCTAATCTAATAAATAGTTATTTACATGGTTTAAATCTTCATGTCCAACAAAATTGTTAATGCACTAGTTTGGAAACTGAATTATTCAATAAAGCCAACTAACTGGAAAGCTTTAACCAATAAACTACATGGATACTAGGTTTACATAAGAAAGCTCATTAAGAATGTTCATGATCTTAAGCAATTAATTGGAATGAACATGGTAgcttgggcttttttttctgaggctaaTGAAATTTCAGAGCAAACTATCTAAGCAGATTTGGAACGAAGATGTCAGGCATCCTCACAGATACAGTTAGCCATACTCATCCTTGATGTAACTTCCCTGTAGTAAGCACAATCACACCATTGAGTAAATTGGTGCTATGCCCATAGAGTTTTTCCTAAGAAAGAAGAATTCATGacaatgtttttttctctgtttttttttttttttcctggaaaatttgCAGACAGTGAAAGTACAAGGGAACGACATCTCCCACAAGCTGCAGATTTcaaaagtgaggaaaaaggATGAAGGCTTGTATGAGTGCAGGGTGACCGATGCCAACTATGGAGACCTTCAGGAATACAAGGCCCAGGCGTTTCTCAAAGTCAATGCTAACAGCCACTCTCGGCGAATGCAAGCCTTTGAGGCATCCCCAATGTGGTTGCAAGACATGAAACCTCGTAAAAACATCTCAGCAGCTGTCCCAAGTAGCATCCACAATTCCGCCAATCAGCGTGTAcgtgccacctccagccccgaagcagcagccaaaatccccaaacaaagTCCACAATCAGGTATGGTAAAGCATTTTGAGCTTTCATTTGATTGCTTACCAGCATGTAAAAGGAGGCTAAATCAACAAGGTAACCAGGAATTGTGACTAGGAAGAGTGTGGTGCTCATTTGTTCCTCCTTCTCTCTGGTTCTATTCTTCCTGCTATCTCTTTACTTCCTAAAAGCTGAAGAATAAGTTTCTGAGCAGAAGAAGCAAAAAGTCCTAAACTTCTATATGTGGATTTTATCTCTACCAGTTTTACCCACCTAAGGCTAGCTCTCAAATCAAAGCTTAGTTTTCCCTGTAGTGTGTGTGGAGAGACAGAGGCATGTCAGTGAATGACTCATCTCATTATAAGATGTTGTGCatgataaattaaataaaacactcATCCAGATGTGTTTCTTCCTAAGTTGTTTTACACCAGTCGCCTAACTTATATCTTCAATACTTGTTAGAATTAATCTACTTTCACTGACAATCCTATTTTCAAAAGGAACTTGACTTTTAAATCTAAGCAGACTATAGAGACACCAGATAGTTTCACTGTTGTGTAGG comes from Zonotrichia leucophrys gambelii isolate GWCS_2022_RI chromosome 2, RI_Zleu_2.0, whole genome shotgun sequence and encodes:
- the VSTM2A gene encoding V-set and transmembrane domain-containing protein 2A isoform X2, whose translation is MMGIFLAYIGFIFFSVMYIEQGLSTQAKFTEFPRNVTATEGQNVEMSCAFQSGSTSVYLEIQWWFLRAAEDPEVGAEVTGTQMEFLPERDLDNDGTKISTVKVQGNDISHKLQISKVRKKDEGLYECRVTDANYGDLQEYKAQAFLKVNANSHSRRMQAFEASPMWLQDMKPRKNISAAVPSSIHNSANQRVRATSSPEAAAKIPKQSPQSGARIATSHGLSVLLLVCGFVKGALL
- the VSTM2A gene encoding V-set and transmembrane domain-containing protein 2A isoform X3 translates to MMGIFLAYIGFIFFSVMYIEQGLSTQAKFTEFPRNVTATEGQNVEMSCAFQSGSTSVYLEIQWWFLRAAEDPEVGAEVTGTQMEFLPERDLDNDGTKISTVKVQGNDISHKLQISKVRKKDEGLYECRVTDANYGDLQEYKAQAFLKVNANSHSRRMQAFEASPMWLQDMKPRKNISAAVPSSIHNSANQRVRATSSPEAAAKIPKQSPQSDRLHWVIRDCSICDRACS
- the VSTM2A gene encoding V-set and transmembrane domain-containing protein 2A isoform X4, giving the protein MMGIFLAYIGFIFFSVMYIEQGLSTQAKFTEFPRNVTATEGQNVEMSCAFQSGSTSVYLEIQWWFLRAAEDPEVGAEVTGTQMEFLPERDLDNDGTKISTVKVQGNDISHKLQISKVRKKDEGLYECRVTDANYGDLQEYKAQAFLKVNANSHSRRMQAFEASPMWLQDMKPRKNISAAVPSSIHNSANQRVRATSSPEAAAKIPKQSPQSVHAKTFMGTRANLAS
- the VSTM2A gene encoding V-set and transmembrane domain-containing protein 2A isoform X1, encoding MMGIFLAYIGFIFFSVMYIEQGLSTQAKFTEFPRNVTATEGQNVEMSCAFQSGSTSVYLEIQWWFLRAAEDPEVGAEVTGTQMEFLPERDLDNDGTKISTVKVQGNDISHKLQISKVRKKDEGLYECRVTDANYGDLQEYKAQAFLKVNANSHSRRMQAFEASPMWLQDMKPRKNISAAVPSSIHNSANQRVRATSSPEAAAKIPKQSPQSAKSKSPVKSTERTAKLTLTSNHHSAPNVL